One Elgaria multicarinata webbii isolate HBS135686 ecotype San Diego chromosome 7, rElgMul1.1.pri, whole genome shotgun sequence DNA window includes the following coding sequences:
- the LOC134401979 gene encoding mas-related G-protein coupled receptor member H-like, with translation MTNLSVTSQSSQDAIQDFLKLYNRTEFPNTYFRPEGIIVGTFVLFTSFFGLLGNGTVIWLLGFQMKRNSFTTYVLNLAVADFGVLIAIPLKAIGEALKSQPHKKYVGLQLALFSSSLIFFMHTTSKLLLTTISIDRCVAVFFPIWHRCHRPKKIPTILCTLTWVLALIFYGIHLLVLFFCHGLLFQVIVNVLICYPLMATSTVTLLVKACSKGHKLRRTKRLMVILLTLLFCLILDIPTNLYAVFSYSYFSNCFFLNKLSNSDFGYLELVHMELNILKSQSHLLMTSETISFVSVCLNSSINPMLYLIAGRGRKVQSRVSMRVRLQSVFTDEESLRNEGDHPV, from the coding sequence ATGACCAATCTGAGTGTGACATCTCAATCCTCCCAGGATGCTATACAAGATTTTCTAAAACTATACAATCGGACAGAGTTCCCAAATACATATTTTAGGCCTGAAGGTATCATTGTTGGGACTTTTGTTCTTTTTACATCCTTTTTTGGACTTCTGGGGAATGGAACAGTCATCTGGCTTCTTGGCTTCCAAATGAAAAGGAATAGTTTTACCACCTACGTCCTGAACTTGGCTGTTGCAGACTTTGGGGTCCTCATAGCAATACCATTAAAAGCAATAGGTGAGGCTCTTAAATCTCAGCCACATAAAAAGTACGTTGGTTTGCAATtggctcttttttcttcttctttaatattTTTCATGCACACCACGAGTAAACTTCTACTAACAACAATCAGTATTGACAGATGTGTGGCTGTCTTCTTCCCAATTTGGCATCGATGCCATCGGCCGAAAAAAATACCCACCATTTTGTGCACCCTCACGTGGGTTCTCGCTTTAATTTTCTATGGAATTCATTTGCTAGTTCTGTTTTTTTGCCATGGCCTATTATTCCAGGTTATTGTGAATGTTCTGATCTGTTATCCACTGATGGCTACTTCCACAGTGACCCTGCTTGTTAAAGCCTGCTCTAAAGGACACAAACTTAGGAGGACAAAGAGGTTAATGGTAATTCTGCTTACACTGTTATTTTGCCTAATCCTTGATATTCCAACAAATCTCTATGCTGTTTTTAGTTATTCTTacttttcaaattgtttttttCTCAATAAATTGTCCAATTCTGATTTTGGTTACCTAGAATTAGTTCACATGGAACTGAATATCTTGAAATCCCAGTCACATTTGCTTATGACTTCTGAGACCATTTCATTTGTCTCTGTCTGTCTAAATAGCAGTATCAACCCAATGCTTTATTTAATTgctgggagaggaaggaaagttcAGTCCAGGGTATCGATGAGAGTTAGACTCCAGAGTGTTTTCACTGATGAAGAAAGCCTCAGGAACGAAGGGGACCACCCAGTTTAA